The Terriglobales bacterium nucleotide sequence CCATGACCTTGTCGAGGTAGCACCAGGTCCAAGTCTCGCCGGGCTCGATGGAGCGGATGACGGGGTGCTTCGAGCGGTGGAAGTGCTTGGTGGCATGCTTGTTCTTGGAGGAGTCGCAGCAGCCCACATGGCCGCACTCCATGCACAG carries:
- a CDS encoding UBP-type zinc finger domain-containing protein, yielding MECGHVGCCDSSKNKHATKHFHRSKHPVIRSIEPGETWTWCYLDKVMGEVAES